TATCTCTAATTCGAGATAACAGGTCTGCTtttgtttgctatttttttttttttttttttttcaaaatgtttCCACCAAATGTAGACATATAAGGATATACAAAATTAATTATTAAAGTATACATTTAATACTTCATGATGAGTTGCTtggtataaaataaaatatagctACAtaaaaggtttcaagacaccatAGTTACATGGTATTACTCCATCACAAGCCAtacaaaagataaaattaaatttatatatatgtatttatagtatatgtatataaatctTATGTTACAATTCAGTGATATTCATGATCTGTCAAGtgagggtgatgatggtggcgctACAATTTGTAAACATCTACCACTATTGCATAATACATATTGGTTGCATATCGTCACAGCTGCAATTTGCATACAGACTTGAGTACGCTGCAGGAGCCCCCAAGCCCCTCACACATCCCCAGCTTGGAGAGTGGAGGCCCTGCAGGTGGAGGCTCATCCTGAACTGAGTCTGCCTTATCGTTGTAGCAGTTTCTAGATTATGGCAAGATCTTTCCTGCTATTCCCCTGAAAGATTCTGCCAGGTGTAGTCCTACAGACTGTCCTGGAAGACCCTGCCAGGTATATGAAGTCCTGAACACACTCCTGGAAGACCCTGCCTAGTGATGAAGTCATAAGCACACTCCTGGAAGACCCTGCAAGGCATGAGgtcctcaacactctcttagaGTATCCTATCAGCTGGTGAAGTCATGAATACTATATTGTGAGACATCCTTGCTACTGTACTGATTAAGATGACAGGCAGCACATTCATCTTCTCCAGAGCACATCATTACAGGATTGTATTTAAAACTACACAAAGCCAATGTTAcagtacattacattacatggcCAATTAGAGTagtgagatggagaggagaaaaaaaaaaaagaaagaaagaaagaaaaagaaaagtctaATGCCTCCCTCTGGTGTGCATATATCaataaatgcacacacaacacacatatacagcAGCATACACAAGGAGACAATACCAAATAACCCTCTGCAGTATGTACCCCTTTTGTAGCACTAAATAGCAATATAAAATTCTCCCAATTAATACATCTTACattaaatatatgtaaaaaatgctACAAAGCTAAAATCTTATGACAAAGAGATTTTATAATGCGTAGAAAATAGAATGTTAGTctctatagagagagagagagaaaattgcatCAGCTAAAATTATTTACTGAAACATTCTGTATCAatgtctcttgttttctttgtatcttgAAGGCGGTGGGTTTGATGCCACTAGCATGCTTGTACTTCCCTGTCGTGCCAAAGGTTAGATGGGCTTCAGGATAGCATAGGTCAGTAGTCCTGCCAAAGGGGAAAAGATAAGCATTAACAAATATATACATCAGCTTATCTTCTCTTCAGAATAAAGTACATACATCAGTACTACTTTTTTAGAGGCCTAAAGGAACAAACACAATGTGACCTTTGTTTGGGAAATGAAGCTGGTACTATGATAAATCCTTCTGATATAAAATCGTAGTTCTAAAGATTATccttatctgagagagagagagagagagagagagagagagagagagagagagagagagagagagagagagagagagagagagagagagagagaggatagagagagtaaagactTACCAAGGGCATAAGCAAGGACAATTTTGATGTTAGAGCTAAGGTGCAGGTAAGGAGGCACCATTGTGGGCTCATCTTCCCCTAGCGTAGGCATAAGGAGTCCTGCCAAGCATACCACTGCACCAAAAACCAGGAGGAGGCTTGGCCCAGGGTGTGCATGGGTAGGTATGAATGGCTGTTGCTCAAGTCTGTTGCTAGAATGGTGTTCCTGGGGATCCCCTGACCGCACCCTGCCTCGGACGGATTCAAACTTGCCGATGTCGCCTCCACTTTCAGGACTTGGGGACCCAGCTTGTAGGTTGGCAAAGACGTCCTTCTTTCCTATGATCTGTAGAGATCAAGCCACTGGTAGAGCTTTAAGGGCATATTGAGTGATGATAACTTTCTAGATGTCTTTCCACAAATGTGCTGAACCAAGAAAGCATCTGGTTGTCAAACAGATTATGGATCACAGACAATGCCTtcttacagtaaaaaaaatatgatgtagAAGAAATGGATAACATACTGTATAAAAGTATTAATAAAAAGTTATAAAAAGTCATACATGTTTAGTTCCCTCCTCATAGATGATGATGCGCAGACAATCCCTATCCCGAGCTTCATTGAGTGAAAGGTTTGATCTTTTCACAATGATACCCACTGAGCACTTGGCATACAACACACCGCTGCTGGATTCCACATCATAGCACACTGGATTGTTACACAATActgcaaagacacacacaataatataaaggataaaaatgacaaattacaaataaaaaatatgcaGTTGACACAAAGCATTCCTTTAAACATTGTCAATtctcatttataaacttatagaACCTTTTACAgctttccatattcatcatATTTACATTTGATACTTTACTTTCAATCTTCTTTCAATCATATTTGCTTATCAATTGCAATTACTAAAATACATATCCAATATGttcaatcaataaaaaataatctatCAACAATTAATGAAAATCTTATGGGTTGTTAatcaaaatgaataatgaaccaTAATATGAATCAATGTACATCATCATTAAATCCTAACTCAACCTGGTATACGTAAAACATCTTGATGTGTGAACCACCAAGGAACATACCATTGTAGGAAATGTGGAAGTCATACGGGTTGTAGAGTGTGAGGATCTGCCTGTGAGTGTTGATGTCGTCCACATAAAACGTTAATGACTGTGGGAAGACAAAGACTGGAATTCGCCCATCCAGCCCACCGGATTGCATCACCACATTACCTGCAGCCAGAAATAAACATATCATTACTTGTAAGTATGACTAATATTCTAGTACATCACCATGGTACAAGGATGGTTGACAGAATAAATTAAGAATACTATAACCCCATCTAATACACTAAGTATGGGGGTACAAGATGCTGAGGCTACAATTCTGCATTAAAAACTAAATTAATTACGATTATAACTTCATTCAATAAACAAAGTAAGGTGTACAAGATTCTGGAGGTACAATTCTGCATTATAATTATGCAAACAGTGAGAAATACTTCTTATATTCagtcataaaaaaaaggtaacagtTACAAGATAAGAATTATACCAACATTATCAATATCCTGTATAAGAAATACAATATATAACCAACAGAGGCTTTTTTTCTGAGTATGCAAATATACCTGTTCATCTCATTAAGACACAGTATGCAAATTCAGTGTAAATAATAGAGAATTCTTACACAACAACGCTAAACCAATACTCACAGTCAGGACACTAGACAATCAGTGACAGCTTACTACTACACCCATGTAAATACACCTATATAACCTTATTAgccacacaacactacacatATCACTCCAGTACACACCGAGCTCGTAGGAGGACATGCCATCACCTCTACAGACAGCGCAGGGTGAGCGTGAGGGCGGTGGGAACAAAGCAACACCTGGGGGACGCAGTGCTGAGACAAAAGGAAGCACATGGGCACACAAATGATCGCCCTTGAATGTCTGTCGTTAGCTGCGTCTCACAAACTACGTCGCCACTTTAACTTCTCGCTGGGTACTTTTGACACACTACCTTCACCTCCTCACGACGGCCCAGCACAGGCTAGTACTACACTTCTGCGCGTATCACGTAATCTTCAGAGGCCTGATAAATAAATACTCAAGATGTCCACTGTCAACACGAAGCGTACTTACACTGCCTCATAATTCATAATTTTTTGAGGTACTGGTGGACTTAACACACTCAGCTGCTGCCTTGTTCACTTGGTTACTCATGTGCGTGGACTCACCTCAGCCGTGTATCAGATAAAGCAGTAAATTAGGGTCAGGCAGCACCTCTCTCGAGCCACAAAGGATTGTTTTTGAGGAACAGCTGGGCCGTGACGTCACTCTGCCATCAGCTGTTACGTCATCGCCTCACTCGAGGCCAATGGCAACCCGACCACCGCCTCATTTAAAATGCTCCACTTAGATTAGTTACATACTGTACTATATCTAAAAGGACGCAACGTGATAAAAGGTGTCCGGTCATATGCAAAAACTAAACACTATCAGCGAGTTATTATGGTGCGTTAATTTAATAATAATCTTAGCATCATGACAACGATAACAGCAACACGAGAAAAActtagcaataataacaaaacattagtaacagcaataatagtaatgataataacaataatgccgTGCCGTTGTGAAATCTGATAGTGTTTACCAAGCAGCAACGCGTCAAATTCCTTTCCTAGTGACAGTCTAGGATCTATCCTTTATTATTGCACCATTGCCGGAAAGGATGTACACACGTGGCCTCTGAAGCGTCACACATACAGCAGAAGTTA
The Portunus trituberculatus isolate SZX2019 chromosome 30, ASM1759143v1, whole genome shotgun sequence DNA segment above includes these coding regions:
- the LOC123510990 gene encoding motile sperm domain-containing protein 1-like isoform X4 gives rise to the protein MQSGGLDGRIPVFVFPQSLTFYVDDINTHRQILTLYNPYDFHISYNVLCNNPVCYDVESSSGVLYAKCSVGIIVKRSNLSLNEARDRDCLRIIIYEEGTKHIIGKKDVFANLQAGSPSPESGGDIGKFESVRGRVRSGDPQEHHSSNRLEQQPFIPTHAHPGPSLLLVFGAVVCLAGLLMPTLGEDEPTMVPPYLHLSSNIKIVLAYALGLLTYAILKPI
- the LOC123510990 gene encoding motile sperm domain-containing protein 1-like isoform X1, giving the protein MADKPKVKLESKYVIRGNVVMQSGGLDGRIPVFVFPQSLTFYVDDINTHRQILTLYNPYDFHISYNVLCNNPVCYDVESSSGVLYAKCSVGIIVKRSNLSLNEARDRDCLRIIIYEEGTKHIIGKKDVFANLQAGSPSPESGGDIGKFESVRGRVRSGDPQEHHSSNRLEQQPFIPTHAHPGPSLLLVFGAVVCLAGLLMPTLGEDEPTMVPPYLHLSSNIKIVLAYALGLLTYAILKPI
- the LOC123510990 gene encoding motile sperm domain-containing protein 1-like isoform X3, with product MRQCNVVMQSGGLDGRIPVFVFPQSLTFYVDDINTHRQILTLYNPYDFHISYNVLCNNPVCYDVESSSGVLYAKCSVGIIVKRSNLSLNEARDRDCLRIIIYEEGTKHIIGKKDVFANLQAGSPSPESGGDIGKFESVRGRVRSGDPQEHHSSNRLEQQPFIPTHAHPGPSLLLVFGAVVCLAGLLMPTLGEDEPTMVPPYLHLSSNIKIVLAYALGLLTYAILKPI
- the LOC123510990 gene encoding motile sperm domain-containing protein 1-like isoform X2, whose protein sequence is MSSYELGNVVMQSGGLDGRIPVFVFPQSLTFYVDDINTHRQILTLYNPYDFHISYNVLCNNPVCYDVESSSGVLYAKCSVGIIVKRSNLSLNEARDRDCLRIIIYEEGTKHIIGKKDVFANLQAGSPSPESGGDIGKFESVRGRVRSGDPQEHHSSNRLEQQPFIPTHAHPGPSLLLVFGAVVCLAGLLMPTLGEDEPTMVPPYLHLSSNIKIVLAYALGLLTYAILKPI